The genome window GCACCGCCTCCGGCTCGCAGAGGTCGGCGTCGACGACGACGGTGCGCGGGTCGTCCTTGAGCAGCAGCTCGCTGTGGGCGACCGCGACCGGGTCGTAGTCGACGTAGACGACGCGGCAGTCCGGGTCGGCCTTCTGCGCGATCTCGTGCACGTTGCCCGCGGTGGGGATGCCCGAACCGAGGTCGAGGAACTGCGTGATGCCCTCGTCGACCATGTACTGCACGGCGCGGTGCAGGAAAGCCCGGTTCGACGCCGCGATCCGGCGTCCCTGCGGCTGCACCTCGAGGACCTTGTGCCCCACCGCGCGGTCAGCGGCGAAGTTGTGCCCGCCGCCCAGCAGGAAGTCGTAGACGCGCGCCGCGCTCGGCACCTCCACGTCGATGCTCGCCGGAACCCACTGCGCTTCCTCGGCCATCAGCCACCTCGCCGGGTCGTTCACTCCTTCACCGGCCGGGCGGGTGAACCGCGGGAACCGCTGCCGCGACCGGGTGATTGATCGACCACCGTACAGCCGAACACGACCCGGAGGGATGCGCCCAGAAGAATGATTACCGGCGCCCCGGAGGGCGCAAGGCGGCGGCCGTTGGTAGCAGGCGCGGTGTCACAACCGGTAGGCGTTGCACGAGGGCGCCGCAGGCGGCACCCTCGCGACGTGCCCCGTTTGCTGATCGTCCACCACACGCCGTCGCCGAACCTGCAGGCCATGCTCGAAGCGGTCATCTCCGGCGCGACGACCGAGGAGATCGAGGACGTCGAGGTGGTCCGCCGAGCCGCGCTGGAGGCCACCCCGTCCGACGCGCTGGCCGCCGACGGCTACGTCCTGGGCACGCCCGCCAACCTGGGGATGATGAGCGGGGCGCTGAAGGTGTTCTTCGACCTCGCCTACTACCCGTGCCTGGACTCGACGAAGGGCCGCCCGTACGGCCTGTACGTGCACGGCAACAACGACACCACCGGCGCGGTCCGGGGGATCGAGTCGGTCACCACCGGCCTGGGCTGGGAGAAGGCCACCCCCAACGTGTCGGTGACCGGGGAGCCGGGCAAGGAGGACCTGCAGGCGTGCTGGGAGCTCGGCGCCACGGTCGCCGCGGGCCTGATGCCCTAG of Saccharopolyspora erythraea contains these proteins:
- a CDS encoding SAM-dependent methyltransferase gives rise to the protein MAEEAQWVPASIDVEVPSAARVYDFLLGGGHNFAADRAVGHKVLEVQPQGRRIAASNRAFLHRAVQYMVDEGITQFLDLGSGIPTAGNVHEIAQKADPDCRVVYVDYDPVAVAHSELLLKDDPRTVVVDADLCEPEAVLESAAVREHLDFSRPIGLLTVAIFHFVADDRDPWKILSRYRSALAPGSLVALSHLTADQMPGEMAAVVEAMKHSRDPMYFRTYSEVVAMFEGLELVEPGVVSAPVWRFAWDADEEPPQDGVYVGVGRKS
- a CDS encoding flavodoxin family protein; protein product: MPRLLIVHHTPSPNLQAMLEAVISGATTEEIEDVEVVRRAALEATPSDALAADGYVLGTPANLGMMSGALKVFFDLAYYPCLDSTKGRPYGLYVHGNNDTTGAVRGIESVTTGLGWEKATPNVSVTGEPGKEDLQACWELGATVAAGLMP